The following DNA comes from Isachenkonia alkalipeptolytica.
ATGCTGTAGCCGGTAGGCTACTCGAACGAGAAGCCCCCACTTCTATAAGTGGTGGGAGTATGTCACCGATATCTTATCCTCTAGTTAGAAACTGGTGAATTTTCAGTGGAATTCCTATAGAATTGAGAAAAAGTTTGTAGTATATTCGTTTTCATTCAAGAAGTTACAAGTGCAATGCGATATGATTTACAAAATGCATAAAATTATGCCGATACAATTAATGTAATTTTAAAAACCATATTGCAATTATACCTTCAAAATTTTATGATGGAATTAGATAAAGAACTAATATACATGTAGAGAAAGAAGGGATGATATGAAAAATCAGACGCAGAATTTGGTTCTTACAGGGTTGTTGATGGCCCTAGTTACGGTAGGTACAATGATCATCTCAATTCCTGTACCGGCAACCCATGGATACGTTCATGGAGGGGATATGATGATTTTTCTTGCTGCGGTACTATTCGGAAAGAAAAAAGGTGCTTTAGCCGGCGGTGTAGGCTCGGCAATTGCGGACTTACTACTAGGATACAGTCAGTGGATTATTCCCACATTAATTGTAAAAGGCATCATGGGGTATGTGATTGGCAGCTTATCGAATGGAGGAACAAAACCGATTTTAACAACTCGAAACATTATGGCCATGA
Coding sequences within:
- a CDS encoding ECF transporter S component, which translates into the protein MKNQTQNLVLTGLLMALVTVGTMIISIPVPATHGYVHGGDMMIFLAAVLFGKKKGALAGGVGSAIADLLLGYSQWIIPTLIVKGIMGYVIGSLSNGGTKPILTTRNIMAMTVGVLWMTFGYYIAGGIMLGSFTAALAGVPGDLLQSGVGMVLFVPICIALKRTVFKRGVYLN